DNA sequence from the bacterium genome:
CTTTTTATCCCGAAATATCACCCTAATATCACGGCTTTGGCGCGAGTAATAGGGCTGCAGTAAGCCTTTCTTCTGCAATTCTTCCAACAGGCTCGCATCATTTGCCAGCACTAAATCAGCTTTCGGGGCAGACTTCTCGCTTTGCAGCCTATCGATGAGTTCTTTTTGTGAGGTGAAATAAGTCGCCAGGATATGCGCTTTAGTATTCTTCTCAAACGCCCGAAATAAAGGTTCAACGCATTCCCTTTTCTCCATCACGTAAACAACAATATTCGTCCCCACAAGCTTCTGGACTAACTTGCGATTTTTCAAATAGACCAATGGAACCACCACCAGTCCAATTATTAAAATCGCCCCTATGAGAACCCGAAATCGAAGAAACTTACGCATACCATTCTTATGGCACCAACTCAGGCTTTATGTCAACGGAGGGAGAATGAAGGGTAAAAGGTGAAAGGCAGATTTAACCCATTTCCCCCTTTCCAAAGGGGAAATGGTGGTGCATTGACTCAGAAAAAGAAAGCTATGGTAGCAAAGTCTTAGCTCTGCTACCATAGCTTCGTGAGTTTTCGGAAATGCGTACTTCGTTAGCCGTTCTTGCGCTTGAACTCTTTCATGAAATCGACCAGCGCTTTGCAGCCTTCTATGGGGAAGGCGTTGTAGACGGAGGCTCGGATGCCGCCGACTGAACGGTGACCTTTTAGGCCGTCCATTTTAAGCTCTTTGGCTTCTTTAACGAACTGCTTTTCGAGGTCTTCGCTTGGCAGTCGGAAGGTAATGTTCATAAGTGAACGGCTTTGTGGTTGGGAGTGGCCGCGATAATAGCCTCCACTGGTGTCGATGGCATCATAAATTAGCCCGCCCTTTTCTTTGTTCAACTTATGCATCGCAGGCAGGCCGCCGATGTCGTTGATGAGCCACTTGGCGACCAAGCCAATAATATAGATGCCGAAGGTGGTCGGGGTATTGTAGAGCGACTTGTTCTCGGCCATGATCTTGTAGTCAAGCATGGTCGGAAGGGTTGTGGCGACTTGTTCTTCGAGCATATCCTTGCGAATAATCACTATGGTCACGCCCGCAGGACCCGCATTCTTCTGCGCGCCGGCGTAGATAAGAGAGTATTTATTCGCTTCGATAGGGCGGCTCATAAAGTCTGATGAAGCGTCGCAGACCAGCGGAATATTGCCGGTATCGGGGTCCATATGCCACTCGATGCCTTCGATAGTCTCGTTGGCGGTGATGTGAACGTAGGCGGCATTCTGGTTGTACTCTAGCTCACCTGGATCGGGCATTCGGCTGAACTTTTCATCATCTCCACTCCAGATGACCGCAACTTCGCCTTCTTTCTTGGCTTCCTTCATGGCCTTTTTGGCCCATGAACCTGAATTCACATAGTCGGCGCTCTTGCCATGCATGAAGTTCATTGGCACCATTGAGAATTGTTGTGAGGCGCCTCCTTGCAGGAACAGCACTTGATAATCGCTCGATAGGCCAAGCAGTTTGGCGATATCAGCTTCGGCGGTCAGAATGATCTCGTCGAATCTAGGGGAGCGATGACTGATTTCTAAGATGGACATGCCTGCGCCTGGTAGGGCTAAAAGGTCGCGCTGAGCTTCCACTAGCACTGGCAGAGGGAGCACAGCAGGACCGGCTGAAAAATTGAATATCCGTTCTACAGATGACATTGTTATCTTCCTTTTCTTTTTATTAAAGCTCGGTTAGGGTGAGCGCCAGGATGGACGGGTGCGCTTTGATGCGGTCATTAGTTTCCTCAGGAGAAGCGCCATCGAGGTGTATCTCAGCGATTGCCGCATCTGCGCCTTGGAAAACGACGTTGTGAGTTTCCTGTACGTTGATCCCTGCAGTACGCAATTCATCAAATATATGCGCCAGCACACCCACGCGGTCTAGATGCCTGATGGCGAGCATGTGCGTTGCCGGTGAGCGCTTGCACAGGTTAACCGTATTCGGCACAGTTCCGTTCTCTTTGAACTCGCGGAGAATGCGAACCGTTTCCGCCGCAATCGCTTCCTGCGCCTGTTCAGTTGATGCGCCGATATGGTGAGTGCCATAGATACCAGCGTTCATGCCAACGGGATCGGTAAATGTGTCGGTCGAGGAGGTTGGTTCTTGCGGGAACACATCAAGTCCAGCGCGTATACCCTTCTCCTGTACGGCTTTAAGCAGCGCCTCATGGTCAACCACTTCCGCCCTAGAGGTGTTAATGAAATACGACCCCGGCTTCATAGCGTTGAATACACTTTTACCCACCAGTCCCTTTGTTTCGGGAGCTGATGAGATATGAACACTTAACACATTACATGCTGTTGCCACTGCCTCAGGGGTTGCTTTGTATTCGACGCCCAAATCTTCAGCCTTTTGGGGGGTCAGCGATCGGCTCCAGGCCACTACATGCATTCCAAAGGCCTTTGCCCGTGGAATCATTTCTTTGCCAATATTGCCCACTCCGACTAAACCCAACGTGCGTCCAAATAGGCCTTTTGCATTGCTGAACTCTTTCTTATTCCACTGCCCTTGCCGCATTTGGA
Encoded proteins:
- a CDS encoding substrate-binding domain-containing protein, with the translated sequence MRKFLRFRVLIGAILIIGLVVVPLVYLKNRKLVQKLVGTNIVVYVMEKRECVEPLFRAFEKNTKAHILATYFTSQKELIDRLQSEKSAPKADLVLANDASLLEELQKKGLLQPYYSRQSRDIRVIFRDKK
- the serC gene encoding 3-phosphoserine/phosphohydroxythreonine transaminase, giving the protein MSSVERIFNFSAGPAVLPLPVLVEAQRDLLALPGAGMSILEISHRSPRFDEIILTAEADIAKLLGLSSDYQVLFLQGGASQQFSMVPMNFMHGKSADYVNSGSWAKKAMKEAKKEGEVAVIWSGDDEKFSRMPDPGELEYNQNAAYVHITANETIEGIEWHMDPDTGNIPLVCDASSDFMSRPIEANKYSLIYAGAQKNAGPAGVTIVIIRKDMLEEQVATTLPTMLDYKIMAENKSLYNTPTTFGIYIIGLVAKWLINDIGGLPAMHKLNKEKGGLIYDAIDTSGGYYRGHSQPQSRSLMNITFRLPSEDLEKQFVKEAKELKMDGLKGHRSVGGIRASVYNAFPIEGCKALVDFMKEFKRKNG
- a CDS encoding 3-phosphoglycerate dehydrogenase family protein; this encodes MKVLVADKFEQSGIDGIKSLGYELVYSPDLKEDALTETIIESKADVVVVRSTKVTAPMLEKGCLSLVIRAGAGYNTIDVATASKFGIYVSNCPGKNSIAVAELAFALMLSLDRRIADNVIQMRQGQWNKKEFSNAKGLFGRTLGLVGVGNIGKEMIPRAKAFGMHVVAWSRSLTPQKAEDLGVEYKATPEAVATACNVLSVHISSAPETKGLVGKSVFNAMKPGSYFINTSRAEVVDHEALLKAVQEKGIRAGLDVFPQEPTSSTDTFTDPVGMNAGIYGTHHIGASTEQAQEAIAAETVRILREFKENGTVPNTVNLCKRSPATHMLAIRHLDRVGVLAHIFDELRTAGINVQETHNVVFQGADAAIAEIHLDGASPEETNDRIKAHPSILALTLTEL